Proteins from a genomic interval of Quercus lobata isolate SW786 chromosome 11, ValleyOak3.0 Primary Assembly, whole genome shotgun sequence:
- the LOC115966475 gene encoding uncharacterized protein LOC115966475 has product MNIITWNCRGLLNPFFQSFVHSLKQIHSPTILIITETKVSGSRAKSITNRLQFNGAIHANNIGYTGGLWILWDLTQVEVTELICIEQEIDVMVKDLSTKISWLMTTVYASPRWAKRRLLWDNLMKVAELYALPWIITGDFNELLRAEDKFGGRPVNLSRAIQFQECLNFCGMIDLGFSSP; this is encoded by the coding sequence CCCCTTCTTTCAAAGCTTTGTTCATAGTTTGAAGCAGATTCATTCCCCTACCATTTTGATAATTACTGAAACCAAAGTCAGTGGTTCTAGAGCAAAATCGATTACAAATAGGCTACAATTTAATGGGGCAATCCATGCCAACAACATCGGATACACAGGCGGCCTTTGGATTCTCTGGGACTTAACCCAAGTGGAGGTTACTGAATTAATATGCATAGAGCAAGAAATTGATGTTATGGTGAAGGATCTATCCACCAAAATTTCTTGGCTTATGACGACAGTCTATGCTAGCCCCAGATGGGCAAAGAGACGTTTACTGTGGGATAATTTGATGAAGGTAGCAGAACTTTATGCTCTTCCTTGGATCATTACTGGCGATTTCAATGAGTTGCTTAGAGCTGAGGATAAATTTGGTGGTAGACCTGTTAATCTTTCAAGAGCAATTCAATTTCAAGAATGTCTGAATTTTTGTGGCATGATTGATCTGGGTTTTTCTAGTCCGTGA